Proteins encoded in a region of the Eulemur rufifrons isolate Redbay chromosome 15, OSU_ERuf_1, whole genome shotgun sequence genome:
- the LOC138395045 gene encoding HLA class II histocompatibility antigen, DP beta 1 chain-like produces the protein MMVLQVPGGPWTAALTVLLAVLLKPVVQGRATPENYALQARQECYAWNGTQRFVERYIYNREEYVRFDSDVGLFQAVTELGRQSAESWNSQKDLVEGKRAVAGTACRYNYELEEPIVAQRRVQPKVNVSPSKKGPLQHHNLLVCHVTDFYPGSIEVRWFLNGQEETAGVVSTNLIRNGDWTFQILVMLEVTPQQGDVYTCQVEHPSLDSPVTVEWKAQSDSARSKTLTGAGVLVLGLITFGVGLFLHWRIRKVQRGSP, from the exons ATGATGGTCCTGCAGGTGCCGGGGGGCCCCTGGACAGCGGCTCTGACGGTGTTACTGGCGGTACTGCTCAAGCCCGTGGTCCAGGGCAGGGCCACTCCAG AGAACTACGCGTTGCAGGCGCGGCAGGAGTGCTACGCTTGGAACGGGACGCAGCGCTTCGTGGAGAGATACATCTATAACCGCGAGGAGTACGTGCGCTTCGACAGCGACGTGGGCCTGTTCCAGGCGGTGACagagctggggcgacagagcgcTGAGTCCTGGAACAGCCAGAAGGACCTCGTGGAGGGGAAACGGGCCGTGGCGGGCACCGCGTGCAGATACAACTACGAGCTGGAGGAGCCCATCGTGGCGCAGCGCCGAG TCCAGCCTAAAGTGAACGTCTCCCCCTCCAAGAAGGGGCCCCTGCAGCACCACAACCTGCTTGTCTGCCACGTGACAGATTTCTACCCCGGCAGCATTGAGGTCCGGTGGTTCCTCAATGGACAGGAGGAAACAGCTGGGGTCGTGTCCACCAACCTGATCCGGAACGGAGACTGGACCTTCCAGATCCTGGTGATGCTGGAAGTGACCCCCCAGCAGGGAGATGTCTACACCTGCCAAGTGGAGCACCCCAGCCTGGACAGTCCTGTCACCGTGGAGTGGA AGGCACAGTCGGATTCCGCCCGGAGCAAGACCCTGACGGGAGCCGGGGTGCTTGTGCTGGGGCTCATCACCTTTGGGGTGGGCCTGTTCCTGCACTGGAGGATCAGAAAAG TCCAACGAGGCTCTCCGTAA